The following coding sequences are from one Paenibacillus sp. JDR-2 window:
- a CDS encoding malate:quinone oxidoreductase: protein MCEKFHERETSFLQIERLRTVNMSKQTKTDVILIGAGIMSATLGSLLKELKPEWEITVFERRATAGEESSNEWNNAGTGHSSLCELNYTTEKPDGSIDISKAVKVNEEFQVSKQFWSYLVNSNLIRNPRDFVVPVPHMSFVQGEKDVTFLKKRFAALSGNPLFEGMEFSDDPAKLAEWIPLMMKDRKVNTPIAATRIESGTDVNFGSLTRILFNQLKQQNVDINYNHNVDDIKRANDGTWELKVRNLQSGSSERINAKFVFIGGGGGSLHLLQKSGIKEGKGIGGFPVSGLFMVCKKPEVVAQHRAKVYGQAPVGAPPMSVPHLDTRVIDNKESLFFGPFAGFTPKFLKFGSNMDLITSVKPHNLTNMLAAGAKNMSLTTYLIKQLMLSKEQRMEALREFIPNAKSEDWELLVAGQRVQIIKETNAGKGTLQFGTEVISAADGSIAALLGASPGASTAVSVMLEVIGKCFPQHIKEWEPKIKEMIPSYGTKLLQNPELIQQINATTNAALGLAGKKQTSSALA, encoded by the coding sequence ATGTGTGAGAAATTTCACGAGCGTGAAACATCCTTTCTGCAAATCGAAAGGTTAAGGACGGTTAACATGAGCAAACAAACGAAAACAGACGTAATTTTGATTGGTGCCGGCATTATGAGTGCTACTTTGGGTTCTTTGCTGAAGGAACTGAAGCCAGAGTGGGAAATTACCGTATTCGAGCGCCGCGCAACAGCCGGTGAAGAAAGCTCCAACGAATGGAACAACGCAGGGACAGGACACTCCTCCCTATGCGAGCTGAACTACACGACGGAGAAGCCGGACGGTTCCATCGACATTAGCAAAGCGGTCAAAGTCAATGAAGAGTTCCAGGTATCGAAGCAGTTCTGGTCTTATCTCGTAAACAGCAATCTGATCCGTAATCCGCGGGACTTTGTTGTACCCGTTCCTCATATGAGCTTTGTGCAAGGGGAAAAAGACGTTACGTTCCTGAAGAAGCGTTTTGCGGCATTGTCCGGCAATCCATTGTTTGAAGGCATGGAATTCTCCGATGACCCTGCGAAGCTGGCAGAATGGATTCCGCTTATGATGAAAGACCGCAAAGTAAATACGCCAATTGCTGCAACCAGAATTGAGTCCGGGACGGATGTCAACTTTGGTTCTTTAACACGTATTCTGTTCAATCAATTGAAGCAGCAAAACGTGGACATAAACTATAACCATAATGTAGATGATATTAAACGTGCAAACGACGGCACTTGGGAACTGAAAGTGCGCAATCTGCAAAGCGGCAGCTCGGAACGCATCAATGCGAAGTTCGTCTTTATCGGCGGCGGCGGCGGAAGCCTGCACCTGCTGCAAAAATCCGGCATTAAGGAAGGCAAAGGCATCGGCGGCTTCCCGGTAAGCGGTCTGTTCATGGTCTGCAAGAAGCCGGAAGTGGTGGCTCAGCACCGTGCGAAGGTATACGGCCAAGCGCCGGTTGGCGCTCCGCCAATGTCCGTGCCGCATCTGGATACGCGCGTTATCGACAACAAAGAGTCGTTGTTCTTCGGTCCGTTTGCGGGCTTTACGCCAAAGTTCCTGAAATTCGGTTCCAACATGGACCTGATTACATCCGTCAAACCGCATAACTTAACGAACATGCTCGCGGCAGGCGCGAAAAATATGTCCCTGACCACGTACCTGATCAAACAGCTGATGCTGTCCAAAGAACAGCGCATGGAAGCCTTGCGCGAGTTCATCCCGAATGCAAAGAGCGAAGATTGGGAGCTGCTCGTGGCTGGCCAACGCGTACAGATTATTAAAGAAACAAATGCAGGCAAAGGCACTCTGCAATTCGGTACGGAGGTTATTAGCGCGGCTGACGGCTCGATCGCTGCCCTTCTTGGCGCTTCGCCGGGCGCATCGACAGCCGTTTCGGTTATGCTCGAAGTAATCGGCAAATGCTTCCCGCAGCATATCAAAGAGTGGGAGCCTAAGATCAAGGAAATGATTCCGTCCTACGGAACGAAGCTTCTGCAAAACCCTGAGCTGATCCAGCAGATCAATGCAACAACGAATGCGGCTCTTGGACTCGCAGGCAAAAAACAAACGAGCTCGGCGTTGGCATAA
- a CDS encoding winged helix-turn-helix transcriptional regulator, whose translation MARSSFEGEIPEEQIEVCPVTDTQNVIAGKWKIIILWHLRETRRFGELQRLVPGISKAILTSQLRELEKDQMVNRVVYQEVPPKVEYSLTEAGEQFLPILESMGVWGKKYAARRKS comes from the coding sequence ATGGCTCGCAGCTCGTTTGAAGGCGAAATTCCGGAAGAGCAGATAGAGGTATGTCCCGTTACGGACACGCAAAATGTGATTGCAGGCAAATGGAAGATCATTATATTGTGGCATTTAAGGGAGACGCGGCGGTTCGGAGAGCTTCAGCGCTTGGTGCCCGGCATCTCGAAGGCCATATTAACCAGTCAGCTCAGAGAGCTGGAGAAGGATCAGATGGTCAACAGGGTGGTGTATCAGGAGGTTCCCCCCAAAGTCGAATATTCCCTTACGGAAGCGGGGGAGCAGTTTCTTCCGATTCTCGAAAGTATGGGCGTTTGGGGGAAAAAGTATGCGGCGCGGCGCAAATCCTGA
- a CDS encoding NAD(P)-dependent oxidoreductase yields the protein MKIGIIGANGQVGSLIMKEAQERGHEVTAIVRNASKIGDSNASILEKDIFHLTGADLKPFDVVVNTFKAPEGEEHLYVDAGRALNAALQDAPGTKLIVVGGAGSLYVDEQKTTRLMDTPEFPAFIYPTASNAGKQLDELKNTNSITWTYISPAAFFDPKGKRTGAYTKGLDHVITNSQGQSYVSYADYAIAVLDEIENPQHANERFTLVAEAE from the coding sequence ATGAAAATCGGTATTATCGGCGCTAACGGACAGGTCGGCAGCTTAATTATGAAGGAAGCCCAAGAGAGAGGCCACGAGGTAACGGCTATCGTTAGGAACGCATCCAAAATCGGCGATTCGAATGCCAGCATTCTGGAGAAGGACATTTTTCACCTGACCGGTGCGGATTTGAAGCCTTTTGATGTGGTGGTTAATACGTTTAAAGCCCCTGAAGGCGAAGAGCATCTCTATGTGGATGCCGGAAGAGCGCTGAACGCTGCGCTGCAGGATGCGCCAGGAACGAAGCTTATCGTAGTTGGCGGCGCCGGAAGCCTTTACGTCGACGAGCAGAAGACGACAAGGCTGATGGACACTCCCGAATTCCCGGCTTTCATCTATCCGACGGCATCAAACGCCGGCAAACAGCTGGATGAGCTTAAGAACACCAACTCCATCACCTGGACGTATATCAGCCCCGCTGCCTTCTTCGATCCAAAAGGAAAAAGAACCGGTGCGTATACGAAGGGTCTCGATCATGTCATCACCAATAGCCAAGGCCAAAGCTACGTCAGCTATGCCGACTATGCCATCGCCGTATTGGATGAAATCGAGAATCCGCAGCATGCGAACGAGCGTTTCACGCTTGTAGCCGAAGCGGAATAA
- a CDS encoding YciI family protein gives MKFLCLGYLNAEKMDALPKEAIAEVMSQCTPHLEELYGTDQVLIDAGLGTEARSLRRAGGKVKVLDGPFTETKEMIGSVFIIEAENMEEAVRIASLHPAVQVNGGEPFEWGIEIRPIHYYKG, from the coding sequence ATGAAATTCCTTTGTTTGGGTTATTTGAATGCGGAGAAAATGGATGCACTTCCCAAGGAAGCGATCGCTGAAGTCATGAGTCAATGCACGCCTCATCTTGAGGAGCTCTATGGCACGGATCAGGTTCTTATCGATGCGGGTCTCGGTACGGAAGCCAGGAGCCTGCGGCGGGCAGGCGGGAAGGTGAAGGTGCTGGACGGTCCTTTTACCGAGACGAAAGAGATGATTGGCAGCGTGTTTATTATTGAAGCAGAGAATATGGAAGAAGCGGTACGGATTGCTTCCCTGCATCCGGCCGTGCAAGTAAACGGCGGTGAGCCTTTCGAATGGGGAATTGAGATCCGGCCGATTCATTATTATAAAGGCTGA
- a CDS encoding polysaccharide deacetylase family protein — protein MGMETYSTQVLELLSLGRTSSGISQMKIGVTQDDKYATYVIEVDEFTFLELEALGPLHGDRIRISPYSKWDPYRNSYYSSFIRTTGSTRVPLYFACSEDYIAMIRQIRQGELSPVSPAKEDQVVQAILMPVPNRPDPRSGFASRMPKVAVAILIMIGLLAILSIATGGKVDSARLLGGQVAKAEVTNGNSGIPVAYASSSVNNTAITHDTAAVVTADQPVPAQNPVQPESREEKPAFKIIAIDEDKKFFGLPKEYVALTFDDGPSKLTKDIVDILTEQNVPATFLFVGQNVAHHKEAVTYAAGHGMSIGNHSWDHSVLTKSTLQEQNENLSKASKAIEALTHKPVTLFRPPYGAVNDDLVSAADKQQMKTLLWNRDPEDWNAKTPEDITAYFHHVEAAGGIYVMHEDKYTVQALPAIIKYLKGKDLTFVAFK, from the coding sequence ATGGGGATGGAGACATACAGCACGCAGGTGTTGGAGCTGCTGTCTCTTGGGAGGACCTCAAGCGGTATTAGCCAAATGAAGATCGGCGTCACCCAAGACGACAAGTATGCAACCTACGTAATCGAAGTTGACGAGTTTACGTTTCTTGAGCTTGAAGCACTGGGGCCATTACATGGAGACAGGATTCGAATCTCTCCTTACTCCAAGTGGGATCCTTACCGCAATTCGTATTATAGTTCTTTTATTCGTACGACAGGCAGTACCCGCGTTCCGTTATATTTTGCTTGCAGCGAAGACTATATTGCAATGATTAGACAAATCCGCCAAGGGGAGCTTTCGCCTGTATCGCCGGCAAAAGAAGATCAAGTAGTCCAAGCGATCTTGATGCCCGTTCCCAATCGGCCGGATCCAAGAAGCGGCTTTGCTTCGCGTATGCCGAAGGTTGCGGTTGCTATTCTCATCATGATTGGACTGCTGGCCATACTTTCGATCGCTACAGGAGGCAAGGTGGATTCCGCACGCTTGCTTGGCGGTCAAGTGGCGAAGGCCGAGGTGACAAACGGCAATTCCGGCATACCGGTTGCCTATGCTTCATCCTCGGTGAACAATACGGCAATCACTCATGACACTGCCGCTGTAGTAACGGCTGATCAGCCTGTTCCTGCACAGAATCCGGTACAGCCCGAGTCCCGTGAAGAGAAGCCGGCCTTCAAAATCATCGCTATCGATGAAGACAAGAAGTTTTTCGGTTTGCCGAAGGAATATGTGGCTTTAACCTTTGACGACGGGCCGTCCAAGCTGACGAAGGATATCGTTGATATCTTGACAGAGCAGAACGTACCGGCGACTTTCCTGTTCGTCGGGCAAAATGTGGCTCATCATAAAGAGGCCGTCACGTATGCAGCCGGGCACGGCATGTCCATCGGCAATCATTCCTGGGATCATAGCGTGCTCACCAAATCTACTTTGCAAGAGCAGAACGAGAACTTGTCCAAAGCGAGCAAAGCGATTGAAGCGCTGACTCATAAGCCCGTTACTTTATTCCGCCCGCCGTATGGTGCGGTCAATGATGATCTGGTCTCCGCGGCCGATAAGCAGCAAATGAAGACATTGCTGTGGAACCGGGACCCGGAGGATTGGAATGCGAAGACGCCGGAGGATATAACCGCCTACTTCCATCATGTTGAAGCCGCTGGCGGCATCTATGTCATGCATGAAGACAAATACACGGTACAAGCGCTTCCCGCTATTATAAAATATTTAAAAGGCAAGGATTTAACGTTTGTTGCCTTCAAGTAA
- a CDS encoding helix-turn-helix domain-containing protein, which produces MLPLMYAWSDSRRIVCEGISVHSSWMSAGYTLFAVTGGKGKLWANGREYVLSRGKCLVFGPGITLRLTHLPSSVLTVQELVFDCVSLTQAAPENIPALELPEGELLPGSFIRIEELAGMLFDNRGDKQGLAAYGNHARFQELIYLVLSEGQAGEERASLAAVERTIELVQQKAAGFTLQELADETGLSARQYSRIFRQLTGQSPIDYQIERRMEHAKSLLTDSGQSIHQVAHEAGFRDPFHFSRSFKRHTGVSPRLYTQLSKQTVRLVSHQFLGEMLALDIRPVGAPKQLLDCRFYDGYTEGIQAVGDSVVTPYMDVLSELRPDMIITFDGHHLQRYSKIAHTLDVAWRMPFFDRFRHIANQLGRLELAERWMEQYGRAVIRAQEKLAPVLAKGQTVSQFWMRELPFQFDAYLDVGVLYRDLGLKGPPAIEEARRLPGHPFKIQVPLDQLSAYAGDHLFVVISSDEESKREFLKLTESPQWKRLEAVRQGRVYFMNVDWVREDPLSSMRILEDVVRLMGANA; this is translated from the coding sequence ATGCTCCCGCTGATGTATGCGTGGTCGGATTCAAGACGGATTGTATGCGAGGGGATAAGTGTTCATAGCAGCTGGATGTCGGCCGGATACACGCTATTTGCCGTGACCGGAGGGAAAGGCAAGCTGTGGGCAAATGGCAGGGAGTATGTTCTGTCGCGCGGGAAATGCCTGGTGTTCGGGCCGGGTATTACGCTGCGGCTGACTCATTTGCCATCATCGGTACTTACTGTTCAGGAGCTGGTATTCGATTGCGTCTCTCTCACGCAGGCTGCTCCGGAGAATATACCAGCCTTGGAGCTGCCGGAAGGAGAGCTGTTACCGGGATCATTCATTCGAATCGAAGAGCTGGCCGGTATGTTATTCGACAACCGCGGAGACAAGCAAGGATTAGCCGCATACGGCAATCATGCCAGGTTCCAGGAGTTGATCTATCTTGTCTTGTCGGAAGGACAGGCGGGCGAGGAGCGGGCGTCCCTAGCGGCAGTGGAACGGACGATTGAACTCGTGCAGCAGAAGGCGGCAGGCTTTACCCTTCAGGAGCTGGCCGACGAGACAGGACTGTCCGCAAGGCAATATTCGCGGATATTCAGACAGCTGACCGGACAAAGTCCGATTGATTATCAAATTGAACGCCGAATGGAGCATGCCAAATCGCTGCTGACCGATTCGGGGCAGTCTATTCATCAAGTTGCCCATGAAGCGGGCTTCCGCGATCCGTTTCATTTCAGCCGCAGCTTCAAGCGGCATACCGGCGTATCTCCGCGGCTATACACGCAACTGAGCAAACAGACGGTACGACTGGTATCGCATCAATTTTTGGGCGAAATGCTGGCCTTGGATATCCGCCCGGTAGGCGCGCCGAAGCAGCTGCTGGACTGTCGGTTTTATGACGGCTACACCGAAGGTATACAGGCTGTCGGCGACAGCGTGGTCACTCCGTATATGGATGTATTGTCGGAGCTGCGGCCGGATATGATCATTACCTTCGACGGCCATCATTTGCAGCGTTACTCCAAAATCGCGCATACGCTGGATGTAGCATGGAGGATGCCGTTTTTTGACCGGTTCCGCCATATCGCCAATCAATTGGGCAGACTGGAATTGGCGGAACGGTGGATGGAGCAGTATGGGAGGGCGGTCATTAGAGCCCAGGAGAAGCTGGCTCCCGTTCTGGCCAAAGGGCAGACGGTTTCCCAGTTTTGGATGAGGGAGCTCCCTTTCCAATTCGATGCTTATCTGGACGTTGGGGTGCTTTACCGGGATCTTGGTTTGAAAGGGCCTCCGGCCATTGAGGAGGCGCGGCGATTGCCGGGGCATCCATTCAAGATACAAGTTCCGCTGGATCAATTGTCCGCTTATGCGGGCGATCATCTATTTGTCGTTATATCGTCCGACGAGGAGTCAAAGAGGGAGTTTCTCAAGCTGACCGAAAGCCCGCAGTGGAAGCGGCTGGAGGCCGTCCGGCAAGGCCGCGTCTACTTCATGAATGTGGACTGGGTACGCGAGGACCCCTTGTCCAGCATGCGAATTCTGGAGGATGTTGTACGTCTTATGGGTGCTAATGCGTGA
- a CDS encoding ABC transporter substrate-binding protein — translation MFIQSIRSRTALLGAFLLMTVLLAACGNSNSNSNSNEASPSANSAATESPSATPAASEEPVTYTYKDALGREVVIPTHPQRVIPTQYLPEMIAVGMKPVGVASHLLTNFIAIKDQLDGIEDIGAANDPSLEKILTLKPDLIIVAEWNKDQLENLSKIAPTIVIQWADHDAFEHFKETAAVLGLSDKADAWITAYNKKAEDARAELASSVKPGETFGVVAIGGYEMNQLRVYGDSNVGFTLFNSLQFPMTDTVKTEWAKGNNENGLNISLEKLSDFASADRLFLVTFDNDPDFAKTVNNSGLWKNLPAVKSGKVYNVNPDLWFSYDVMSFNAQLDDAVQILSQ, via the coding sequence ATGTTCATTCAGTCTATCCGAAGCCGTACAGCGCTTCTTGGTGCATTTCTATTAATGACGGTTTTATTAGCCGCATGCGGCAACTCGAACTCGAACTCCAATTCGAATGAGGCATCTCCTTCTGCGAATTCGGCTGCAACGGAGTCGCCGTCGGCTACGCCTGCTGCAAGCGAGGAACCGGTAACCTATACCTATAAGGACGCGCTTGGCCGTGAGGTCGTCATTCCGACTCATCCGCAGCGGGTCATTCCGACGCAATACCTGCCGGAGATGATCGCGGTTGGGATGAAGCCGGTTGGCGTAGCTTCGCATTTGCTGACTAACTTTATTGCCATCAAGGATCAACTCGACGGAATTGAAGATATCGGCGCAGCGAATGATCCGAGTCTGGAAAAAATTCTTACGCTGAAGCCCGATCTTATTATCGTTGCCGAATGGAACAAGGACCAGCTGGAGAACTTGAGCAAGATCGCGCCAACAATCGTTATTCAATGGGCGGATCATGATGCCTTTGAGCATTTTAAGGAGACTGCGGCTGTTCTGGGACTGAGCGATAAGGCGGATGCCTGGATAACGGCGTATAACAAGAAGGCCGAAGACGCACGCGCTGAGCTTGCTTCCTCCGTGAAGCCGGGCGAGACGTTTGGGGTAGTGGCGATCGGCGGTTATGAAATGAATCAATTGCGTGTTTACGGCGATTCAAACGTAGGCTTCACCCTGTTTAATTCCCTGCAGTTCCCGATGACCGATACGGTAAAGACGGAGTGGGCGAAGGGCAATAACGAGAATGGACTTAATATTTCGCTGGAGAAGCTGTCGGACTTTGCCTCCGCGGACCGGCTGTTCCTCGTAACCTTCGACAATGATCCCGATTTTGCTAAAACGGTGAATAATAGCGGCTTGTGGAAGAATCTCCCGGCTGTAAAAAGCGGCAAGGTCTATAACGTAAATCCGGATCTGTGGTTCTCCTATGATGTCATGTCATTTAATGCCCAGCTGGATGACGCCGTTCAGATTCTGAGTCAATGA
- a CDS encoding DUF5666 domain-containing protein — protein MKKSVYKSAMSQLRTSDDFKEATYQKLMLELEKTSHNPTNQKEPIKMEKSKKKLTGWTVGIAAAAILAVGVISVNQNQNNPASTPTNQEQTAEATSKPPIMGKVAVNIDGVISEVSTDGKSFKVGDLWVEVTDKTQLGSSEPTAAAPSQELLNKDFKAGDIVSGYTSQDVSTGKVTADVIYNLIAPEKEEAGKPATTGKMAVNIDGFISEVSADGKSFKVNDVWVTVTPDTIMGITEPTAGEQSDELLQKEFKVGNAVSGFTTEDLSSGKVNATRIYNNFAPQK, from the coding sequence ATGAAGAAATCTGTCTATAAGTCCGCGATGTCTCAATTGCGAACCAGCGACGACTTCAAAGAAGCAACCTATCAGAAGTTAATGCTGGAATTAGAGAAGACTTCACATAACCCTACAAATCAAAAGGAGCCGATTAAAATGGAAAAAAGCAAAAAGAAATTGACAGGTTGGACAGTAGGTATTGCAGCAGCAGCAATCTTGGCGGTTGGCGTAATTAGCGTAAACCAGAATCAAAATAACCCAGCCTCCACGCCAACTAATCAAGAGCAGACAGCTGAAGCAACATCCAAGCCTCCTATCATGGGCAAAGTGGCTGTTAACATCGATGGCGTTATTTCCGAAGTAAGCACGGACGGAAAAAGCTTCAAAGTAGGCGATCTGTGGGTAGAAGTAACGGACAAAACGCAGCTGGGAAGCAGCGAGCCAACAGCGGCAGCGCCATCCCAAGAGCTGCTCAATAAAGATTTTAAAGCGGGCGACATCGTATCCGGTTATACTTCCCAGGATGTAAGCACGGGCAAAGTTACGGCTGACGTGATCTACAACCTGATCGCGCCTGAGAAAGAAGAGGCAGGCAAGCCTGCTACTACAGGAAAAATGGCGGTAAACATTGACGGCTTTATCTCCGAAGTAAGCGCCGACGGCAAAAGCTTCAAAGTTAACGATGTATGGGTAACGGTTACTCCTGACACGATCATGGGAATCACGGAGCCAACAGCCGGCGAACAATCCGATGAGCTGCTTCAAAAAGAATTCAAAGTAGGCAACGCGGTATCCGGCTTTACAACGGAAGATCTGAGCTCCGGCAAAGTAAATGCAACACGTATTTACAATAACTTCGCTCCGCAAAAATAA
- a CDS encoding RNA polymerase sigma factor: MYNSYELNESVRRALDLYSRSMIKIAFAYLKNIADAEEVTQEVFLTYLQKRPVFENSEHEKAWLIRTTINKSKNMLKTGWFKSRNPVPEDLSYLPKEENEVLQAVLSLDKKYRIPIHLHYYEGYSIQEIAVIMQAKAATVGTWLARGRALLKDKIGGLENEEICL; this comes from the coding sequence GTGTACAATTCATATGAGCTCAATGAATCTGTGCGACGGGCCTTGGATCTATATTCGCGAAGCATGATCAAGATTGCTTTCGCTTATTTGAAAAATATAGCTGATGCGGAAGAAGTGACGCAGGAGGTTTTCCTGACGTATCTGCAGAAGCGTCCTGTCTTCGAGAATAGCGAACATGAAAAAGCATGGTTGATTCGAACAACCATCAATAAGAGCAAAAATATGCTGAAGACCGGCTGGTTCAAAAGCAGAAACCCTGTTCCCGAAGACCTGAGCTACCTCCCCAAGGAAGAAAATGAGGTTCTGCAGGCGGTGCTCTCCTTGGACAAGAAGTATCGGATTCCGATCCATCTTCATTATTACGAAGGATATTCGATCCAGGAGATTGCCGTTATTATGCAGGCGAAGGCCGCAACGGTAGGAACCTGGCTGGCCAGAGGACGCGCACTCTTAAAAGATAAGATTGGAGGCCTGGAGAATGAAGAAATCTGTCTATAA
- a CDS encoding class F sortase, with protein sequence MNNMSNRHVFLILVLILLLTGCTSEPSKQHSQTNNETALPVPSPTSVPLHAAELKTPAKPKHIDAKTPVIVPNRIWIPSVGIKAPVEPVGLLDNGQLDVPASSDIAGLFIDGVLPGEEGNAIIAGHVDNYTGPAIFYPLKKLKQGDPVVLSDSSGKYLVYSVDAVESYSTAEAPLDKIFGDTNGKRLNMITCTGKYNRLKKEHEKRLVVYTHLMQ encoded by the coding sequence ATGAATAATATGAGCAATCGTCATGTTTTTTTGATATTGGTGCTGATCCTATTGCTAACAGGCTGCACGTCCGAGCCGTCCAAGCAACATAGCCAGACAAACAACGAAACCGCGCTGCCCGTCCCTTCCCCTACTTCGGTACCGCTGCATGCGGCGGAGTTAAAGACTCCAGCGAAGCCGAAACACATAGATGCAAAAACTCCCGTTATTGTACCTAATCGGATCTGGATACCGTCTGTCGGGATAAAAGCTCCCGTGGAGCCTGTCGGACTGCTGGATAACGGACAGTTAGACGTGCCTGCATCCAGTGATATTGCCGGATTATTTATTGATGGAGTTCTTCCGGGCGAAGAGGGCAATGCTATTATTGCGGGACATGTTGATAATTATACCGGGCCCGCTATTTTCTATCCCCTAAAAAAGCTGAAGCAGGGTGATCCCGTCGTCCTTTCCGACTCGTCCGGCAAGTATCTCGTATATTCGGTCGATGCTGTTGAATCCTACTCCACGGCTGAAGCGCCGCTCGATAAAATTTTCGGCGATACGAACGGAAAAAGGTTAAACATGATTACCTGTACCGGAAAATACAATCGGCTGAAAAAAGAACACGAAAAGCGCCTCGTCGTGTATACTCACTTAATGCAATAA
- a CDS encoding sugar phosphate isomerase/epimerase family protein → MSVGILAHLLGTLPYKELAAKISANGFPYVQLALGKAFSDVDSRLGKLSPGLAQEVGGAFADNGVRIAVLGCYASLVDLDDEVYRHNVDRFKEHLRNARHFGAPIVATEVGGITDPERRAEHIERLNRALEELVEEAERWGVTIGLEAAQGHMIDTAETLAETIERFPSSCVGVVMDPCNLMNPARFENQDHTVREAFRLLGPRIVSAHVKDLNRAADGALIETAAGLGDLNYPLFFELLEQHKPYGFATMEAVSELQMAEAARFVREGRLAARGK, encoded by the coding sequence ATGTCAGTCGGAATTTTAGCTCATTTGCTTGGAACTTTGCCTTATAAGGAATTGGCGGCCAAGATTTCCGCTAACGGATTTCCGTATGTTCAATTAGCGCTGGGGAAAGCGTTCTCCGATGTAGACTCTCGGCTTGGCAAGCTAAGCCCGGGGCTCGCCCAGGAGGTAGGCGGCGCATTTGCGGATAATGGCGTCCGCATTGCGGTACTCGGCTGTTATGCAAGTCTGGTCGATCTCGATGACGAGGTTTACCGCCATAATGTGGACCGCTTCAAAGAGCATCTTCGGAATGCGCGGCATTTCGGCGCTCCGATTGTGGCGACGGAGGTTGGCGGAATAACGGATCCGGAGCGCCGCGCGGAGCACATAGAACGGTTAAACCGTGCGCTTGAGGAGCTTGTTGAAGAGGCGGAGCGCTGGGGCGTAACGATTGGGCTGGAAGCAGCTCAAGGACATATGATCGATACGGCTGAAACATTGGCCGAGACGATTGAACGATTTCCATCCTCTTGCGTTGGCGTCGTGATGGATCCTTGCAATTTGATGAACCCGGCCCGGTTCGAGAATCAGGATCATACGGTCCGCGAAGCTTTCCGTTTGCTTGGCCCGCGCATCGTAAGCGCCCATGTGAAGGATTTGAATCGCGCGGCAGACGGTGCCTTAATAGAAACGGCGGCTGGCCTTGGCGACCTCAACTATCCTCTATTCTTCGAGCTGCTTGAACAGCACAAGCCGTACGGCTTTGCGACAATGGAGGCCGTAAGCGAATTGCAGATGGCGGAAGCCGCAAGGTTTGTGCGGGAAGGCCGTCTGGCTGCAAGAGGCAAGTAG